From a single Oceanobacillus kimchii X50 genomic region:
- the aroA gene encoding 3-phosphoshikimate 1-carboxyvinyltransferase has product MNPLTLQPISGSLHGLIKVPGDKSISHRSIIFGSIATGTTTVTNFLDGEDCMRTINAFKEMGVTIQKNGSNITIEGTGLSGLIEPKKKLDFGNSGTTTRLMLGLLAGLPFKTTIYGDASLSKRPMSRVVDPLRLMGARIDGVQQGNYLPLTIKGTTLKSIEYDLPVKSAQVKSALLLAGLHSENKTVVREKSPTRNHTETMLQAFGANIKTGGHTISISKTTDLQGCHVEVPGDISSAAFFIVAACMVPRSEIILKDVGLNETRTGIIDVVLQMGAKLTIQNERIVGGEKIGDILINGSQLSGVTIEGDTIPRLIDEIPILALLATQADGTTIIKDAQELKVKETDRLLAVSENLSKLGADVTPTEDGMIIKGNTKLKGGSFKSYDDHRIAMMGIIASLVTEETVVVDNIDCINISYPNFVNDLQSISK; this is encoded by the coding sequence ATGAACCCACTAACATTACAACCAATCTCTGGTTCTCTTCATGGATTAATAAAAGTACCTGGGGATAAATCGATATCTCATCGTTCGATCATTTTTGGTTCTATTGCAACAGGAACAACAACTGTAACCAATTTTCTAGACGGGGAAGATTGTATGCGGACAATTAATGCGTTTAAAGAAATGGGTGTAACAATTCAAAAAAATGGTTCAAACATTACGATCGAAGGTACTGGTTTAAGTGGACTAATAGAACCAAAAAAGAAATTAGACTTTGGAAACTCAGGGACAACGACTCGATTAATGTTAGGGTTACTAGCTGGACTTCCGTTTAAAACTACAATATATGGTGATGCATCACTTTCTAAAAGACCGATGAGTCGGGTTGTTGATCCATTACGCTTAATGGGAGCGAGGATTGATGGTGTACAGCAAGGAAATTATTTACCTCTAACGATAAAAGGTACAACATTAAAATCTATTGAGTATGATTTACCTGTAAAAAGTGCTCAAGTAAAGTCGGCATTACTTTTAGCTGGATTACATTCAGAGAATAAAACAGTAGTTCGAGAAAAATCACCAACTCGAAATCATACGGAAACAATGTTACAAGCATTTGGAGCAAATATAAAGACAGGTGGTCATACAATATCTATTTCTAAAACTACTGATCTTCAAGGTTGTCATGTAGAAGTACCTGGTGATATTTCTTCTGCTGCATTTTTCATTGTTGCAGCGTGTATGGTACCTAGAAGTGAAATAATATTAAAAGATGTTGGACTTAATGAAACTAGAACTGGAATCATCGACGTTGTTCTTCAAATGGGAGCTAAGCTGACCATTCAGAATGAGCGTATTGTTGGAGGCGAAAAAATAGGTGATATTCTTATAAACGGTTCACAATTAAGTGGGGTTACTATTGAAGGGGACACGATTCCTCGCCTTATTGATGAAATACCAATTCTAGCATTATTAGCAACTCAAGCAGATGGGACAACAATTATTAAAGATGCACAAGAGTTAAAAGTGAAAGAAACAGATCGATTGCTTGCAGTTTCTGAGAATCTTTCCAAACTTGGAGCGGATGTTACGCCTACTGAAGATGGGATGATTATTAAAGGAAATACAAAACTAAAAGGTGGAAGTTTCAAATCCTATGACGATCATCGAATCGCCATGATGGGAATTATCGCATCATTAGTTACAGAAGAAACCGTAGTCGTAGATAATATTGATTGTATCAATATTTCTTACCCTAATTTTGTCAATGATTTACAGTCTATATCAAAGTAA
- a CDS encoding prephenate dehydrogenase, with product MKQQTILIAGLGLIGGSIARAIRNFSDHKLIGFDVDESTLKYAKETGIISYYDTNLQHVAQRADIIILAAPITETINMIQKLDQVEFPKQVIVTDTASVKGAILTAAQQINNPNITFIGGHPMAGSHKRGVEASKAHLFENAIYVLSPLDYEAEEQIEVIKSVLATTKCKFLVLKPEEHDEMTGVISHFPHLIASSLVHQAKKWERTHAYLPNLAAGGFRDITRIASSNPQMWQDIFHHNQSKMSYFLEDWIEEMSHLKLLIETNEKNEILNYLDSAKKYRDGLSKKEQGAIPSFYDVYVDIHDQSGAIAKVVQILADENFSIKNIEILEVREGITGVLRLSFHTQKEQIESSKKLTSLGYETMIQN from the coding sequence ATGAAACAACAAACGATATTGATAGCAGGATTAGGTTTAATTGGAGGCTCTATAGCAAGAGCAATCAGAAACTTTTCAGACCATAAATTAATTGGTTTTGATGTGGATGAATCAACTTTAAAATATGCTAAAGAAACTGGAATCATTTCTTATTACGATACTAACTTGCAACATGTTGCCCAAAGGGCAGATATAATAATTTTAGCCGCACCAATAACAGAAACAATTAACATGATTCAAAAACTAGATCAAGTCGAATTTCCAAAACAAGTAATTGTGACAGACACCGCTTCTGTAAAAGGGGCAATTTTAACTGCAGCACAACAAATCAATAACCCAAACATTACATTTATTGGTGGACATCCGATGGCTGGTTCCCACAAACGGGGAGTTGAAGCTTCTAAAGCTCATCTTTTTGAAAATGCTATTTATGTATTGTCCCCTCTAGATTATGAAGCGGAAGAACAAATAGAAGTAATTAAATCGGTACTCGCAACAACTAAATGCAAATTCTTAGTTTTAAAACCAGAAGAGCATGACGAAATGACAGGAGTTATTTCTCATTTCCCGCATCTAATTGCATCTTCACTTGTACACCAAGCAAAAAAGTGGGAACGAACGCATGCCTACTTACCAAATCTTGCCGCAGGGGGATTTCGAGATATAACTAGAATTGCGTCCAGTAATCCTCAGATGTGGCAGGATATCTTTCACCATAATCAATCGAAAATGTCCTACTTTCTAGAAGACTGGATTGAAGAGATGAGTCATTTGAAATTATTAATAGAGACAAATGAGAAAAATGAAATACTGAATTATTTAGATAGTGCAAAAAAATATCGAGATGGCCTGTCCAAAAAAGAACAAGGCGCTATTCCATCTTTTTACGATGTATATGTAGATATTCACGACCAATCAGGTGCTATTGCTAAAGTTGTACAAATATTAGCGGATGAGAATTTCAGCATAAAAAACATCGAAATTTTAGAAGTACGTGAAGGAATAACAGGAGTGTTAAGGCTAAGTTTTCATACCCAAAAAGAACAAATAGAAAGTTCTAAAAAGCTCACTTCATTAGGATACGAGACAATGATACAAAATTAG
- the hisC gene encoding histidinol-phosphate transaminase has protein sequence MQGKDILKQLSPYKQGKQTKDIQIDYQLDYIVKLASNENPYGYSKQVSEALKAENFDFHIYPDGYTSDLRTALTRKLNIDETEIIFGSGSEEIIQLLCRSFIVPGSNVVMATPTFPQYKHYSLIEGAEIKEIPTDEEGYHQLDKMLATIDDHTAIVWLCTPNNPTGAAFSKDAFTSFLDQCPKEVLVVLDEAYYEYLQPDKELNALQLRNTYSNVIVLRTFSKAYGLAGLRIGYGIANASIIETLDKVRGPFNTNAVAQKAASYALEDQKFIQHTNQENYKNLIEFQRFLEKLGWGYYDSEANFLLVKTPTSGVKVYEYLIRFGFIVRPGELLGIPKTIRVTIGKEKDMKKLQKVLEQFDHELG, from the coding sequence ATGCAAGGTAAAGACATCTTAAAACAGTTGAGCCCTTACAAGCAAGGTAAACAAACAAAAGATATTCAAATAGACTATCAACTTGATTATATTGTTAAATTGGCATCGAACGAAAATCCATATGGATATTCTAAACAGGTTTCTGAAGCGTTAAAAGCAGAAAATTTCGATTTTCATATTTATCCTGATGGTTACACCTCTGATTTACGTACTGCGTTAACTAGAAAATTAAACATTGATGAAACAGAAATTATCTTTGGTAGTGGTTCTGAAGAAATTATTCAATTATTATGTCGCTCCTTTATTGTTCCTGGATCGAATGTGGTCATGGCTACTCCAACATTTCCACAGTATAAACATTACTCGCTTATTGAGGGTGCAGAAATTAAAGAAATCCCAACAGACGAGGAAGGTTATCATCAGTTGGATAAGATGCTAGCTACGATAGATGATCACACTGCAATTGTTTGGCTATGTACACCCAATAATCCGACAGGAGCTGCGTTCTCAAAAGATGCGTTTACTTCCTTCTTAGATCAATGCCCAAAAGAAGTGCTTGTCGTCTTAGATGAAGCATACTATGAATATTTACAACCCGATAAAGAATTAAATGCATTACAATTGCGTAATACCTATAGTAATGTGATTGTACTCCGCACGTTTTCAAAAGCATATGGATTAGCTGGATTGCGTATTGGTTACGGTATAGCTAATGCAAGCATTATTGAAACTTTAGATAAGGTTCGCGGTCCTTTTAACACAAATGCAGTAGCACAGAAAGCCGCTTCATATGCACTAGAAGACCAAAAATTCATTCAACATACAAATCAAGAAAATTATAAAAACCTAATAGAATTCCAACGTTTTTTAGAAAAATTAGGGTGGGGTTATTACGATTCCGAAGCAAACTTCCTATTAGTTAAAACACCGACTAGTGGGGTGAAAGTCTATGAATATTTAATTCGATTTGGTTTTATCGTCCGACCAGGAGAACTATTAGGTATACCAAAAACCATTCGAGTAACGATTGGTAAAGAAAAAGATATGAAAAAATTACAAAAAGTGTTAGAACAATTTGATCATGAACTAGGATAG
- the aroH gene encoding chorismate mutase, translating into MTRGVRGATTIQENNAEEIVLQTKNLVKDMVDQNNIRSNDVSHVFISVTKDVTAGFPAKALRQIDDSWKYVPVMCMTEIDVPNSLTKCIRVMMVIRTDTPQQKIHHVFHNNAVKLRPDLLQKEGE; encoded by the coding sequence GTGACGAGAGGTGTACGAGGAGCAACAACAATACAAGAAAATAATGCAGAAGAAATCGTCTTACAAACAAAAAATCTTGTTAAAGATATGGTAGACCAGAATAATATTAGATCTAATGATGTGTCACATGTGTTTATTTCTGTGACAAAAGATGTAACAGCTGGATTTCCTGCAAAAGCATTAAGGCAAATAGACGACAGTTGGAAATATGTACCTGTAATGTGTATGACCGAGATCGATGTTCCAAATAGTTTAACAAAATGTATTAGAGTGATGATGGTAATTCGAACGGATACACCTCAACAAAAAATCCATCATGTGTTTCATAATAATGCTGTGAAACTTCGACCAGATTTGCTACAAAAGGAAGGCGAATAG
- the aroB gene encoding 3-dehydroquinate synthase produces MEEMTVKSNHSSYPIYIGQGLRYQIRAYINKNYTNIFIITDDQVGSRYLEDVLHGFPTEENICHFTIPSGENSKSIEKFYSLQTEALKNGLDRQSLIIALGGGVVGDLAGFVAATFMRGIDYIQVPTTILAHDSSVGGKVAINHHFGKNLIGSFFSPVAVIYDVETLSTLPLHEIRSGYAEIIKEGLIANQKMFLSLLDHSLASIKPQQLEIYLKAGIQVKARIVEQDEKEANIRKFLNLGHTLGHALETIHGYGKITHGEAVANGLLFALHVSELEFQVQLPFYQLYQWLKDNNYPILSISKEEIIELMELMKNDKKSIGGKIQMVLLKEVENPVTVSIENTLMKHYIQTYLERMEKL; encoded by the coding sequence ATGGAAGAAATGACAGTGAAATCAAACCATTCCTCATATCCAATCTATATTGGTCAAGGACTACGATATCAAATAAGAGCATATATAAATAAAAATTATACAAATATATTTATTATTACGGATGACCAAGTAGGAAGTCGCTATCTTGAAGATGTCCTACACGGATTTCCAACTGAAGAAAACATCTGTCATTTCACCATTCCTTCTGGAGAAAATTCAAAAAGTATCGAGAAGTTTTATAGTTTGCAAACAGAAGCCCTCAAGAATGGGCTAGACCGTCAGTCATTAATCATTGCTTTAGGTGGAGGAGTTGTAGGTGACCTAGCTGGTTTTGTTGCTGCAACGTTTATGCGTGGCATTGATTATATTCAAGTTCCTACTACAATTCTCGCACATGATAGCAGTGTAGGAGGAAAAGTCGCAATTAATCATCATTTTGGAAAAAACTTAATCGGAAGTTTTTTCTCACCTGTTGCCGTAATTTATGATGTGGAAACTTTGTCAACACTACCACTTCATGAAATTAGAAGTGGTTATGCTGAAATTATAAAAGAAGGCTTAATTGCAAACCAAAAAATGTTTTTATCTCTGTTAGATCATTCATTAGCATCAATTAAACCACAACAGCTTGAAATATATTTGAAAGCAGGAATTCAAGTAAAAGCAAGAATTGTAGAACAAGATGAGAAAGAAGCGAATATAAGAAAGTTTCTCAATCTAGGACATACACTAGGTCATGCATTAGAAACTATACACGGTTATGGAAAAATTACTCATGGTGAAGCAGTAGCAAATGGTTTATTATTTGCACTTCATGTCAGTGAACTAGAATTTCAAGTACAGCTACCTTTTTACCAATTGTATCAATGGTTGAAAGATAATAATTACCCTATTCTTTCCATTTCTAAAGAAGAAATCATAGAGTTAATGGAGCTTATGAAAAATGATAAAAAATCAATTGGCGGCAAAATACAGATGGTACTTTTAAAAGAAGTGGAAAATCCCGTAACTGTGTCAATAGAAAATACATTGATGAAACACTATATACAGACCTATTTAGAAAGGATGGAGAAACTGTGA
- the aroC gene encoding chorismate synthase → MRYITSGESHGKQLTTIIEGLPSQLPITAEDINASLRRRQGGHGRGKRMQIEKDTVDIVSGVRHGYTLGSPLSLVIRNDDFKHWTDIMGEEPMEDPSKMRRVVTKPRPGHADLNGALKYGHRDMRNVLERSSARETAARVAAGAVAKTLLKELGIEVAGYVKEIAGIEASDLRDLNAQERADKANRSPVMVLDAAVEEQMTSAIDQAKKEGDSIGGVCEVYVEGMPAGVGSYVHYDRKLDSRLAGSVVSINAFKGVEFGIGFEAAKRNGSEVHDEIAWDEALGYYRTTNRLGGFEGGMTTGMPIVVRGVMKPIPTLMKRPLTSVDIETKEPFKATVERSDACAVPAASVVMEHVVAFELAKALTEQFSSDRFPQLKKAIDDYREEIRCF, encoded by the coding sequence TTGCGATACATAACGTCTGGTGAATCTCATGGAAAACAATTAACAACGATTATCGAAGGACTTCCTTCACAATTACCGATTACTGCAGAAGATATTAATGCTTCTCTACGTCGAAGGCAGGGTGGACACGGTAGAGGGAAGCGTATGCAAATAGAAAAAGATACTGTAGATATTGTAAGTGGTGTGCGTCATGGTTATACTTTAGGATCTCCACTATCACTAGTAATACGCAATGATGATTTTAAACATTGGACTGATATTATGGGCGAAGAACCCATGGAAGATCCGTCAAAGATGCGTCGTGTAGTTACTAAACCAAGACCTGGACATGCAGATTTAAACGGTGCACTTAAATATGGACATAGAGATATGAGGAATGTATTAGAACGTTCTTCTGCAAGGGAAACAGCTGCCCGTGTTGCTGCTGGTGCTGTTGCCAAAACACTATTAAAAGAGCTAGGAATTGAAGTTGCCGGTTATGTTAAAGAGATAGCAGGAATTGAAGCTAGTGATCTACGAGATTTAAATGCACAGGAGCGTGCAGATAAGGCAAATCGTTCACCAGTAATGGTTCTTGATGCTGCTGTTGAGGAACAAATGACAAGTGCAATCGATCAAGCTAAAAAAGAAGGAGATTCCATTGGTGGTGTCTGTGAAGTATATGTAGAAGGGATGCCAGCAGGAGTTGGATCCTACGTTCATTATGATCGAAAGTTAGATAGTAGATTAGCAGGAAGTGTCGTAAGCATTAATGCGTTTAAAGGTGTCGAATTCGGAATCGGATTTGAGGCGGCGAAACGAAATGGAAGTGAAGTTCATGATGAAATAGCATGGGATGAAGCACTTGGATACTACCGTACTACGAATCGATTAGGTGGCTTTGAAGGTGGTATGACTACTGGAATGCCAATTGTTGTTCGAGGGGTAATGAAACCAATCCCAACATTAATGAAGAGGCCACTAACTAGTGTTGATATTGAAACAAAAGAACCTTTTAAAGCTACTGTAGAGCGATCGGATGCATGTGCTGTTCCTGCAGCATCAGTAGTTATGGAACATGTAGTAGCATTTGAATTAGCAAAAGCTCTTACCGAACAATTTTCTAGCGATCGTTTTCCACAATTAAAAAAAGCAATTGATGATTACAGAGAAGAAATTAGGTGTTTCTAA
- a CDS encoding CheR family methyltransferase translates to MDDYKNFLEKVHQTLGLDLALYKETQMKRRITTLRDKRGFTSYIQYLQACLKDETLLKEFTDRLTINVSEFYRNPKRWEVLQQNIFPKLISQKPKIKIWSAACSTGEEPYSLAILLLEHFPKQDFEIIATDIDENVLKSAKQGMYQKQSLKELPDRLKNKYFERTGTIYSINPEIKQHITFKRHNLLADAYPQNVDLIVCRNVLIYFTDKAKNSIYQGFSNSLSANGILFVGSTEQIFTPQQYGFELEETFFYKKKQTISS, encoded by the coding sequence ATGGATGATTATAAAAATTTTTTAGAAAAAGTTCACCAAACTCTAGGTTTAGACCTAGCTTTATATAAAGAAACACAGATGAAACGGAGGATAACAACCTTAAGAGACAAACGAGGATTTACCAGTTACATTCAATATTTGCAAGCTTGTTTGAAAGACGAAACACTACTAAAAGAATTTACGGATCGTTTAACAATCAATGTCTCTGAGTTTTACCGTAATCCTAAACGTTGGGAAGTATTACAGCAAAATATCTTTCCTAAATTGATATCCCAAAAACCAAAAATAAAAATTTGGAGTGCCGCTTGCTCAACAGGTGAAGAGCCTTATAGTTTAGCAATTCTACTGCTTGAACATTTTCCCAAACAAGACTTTGAAATAATTGCCACGGATATTGATGAAAATGTTCTAAAAAGCGCAAAACAAGGAATGTATCAAAAACAGTCTCTGAAAGAGTTACCTGATAGACTTAAAAATAAGTACTTTGAAAGAACAGGTACAATATATTCGATTAACCCAGAAATAAAACAACATATTACTTTTAAAAGACATAATTTATTAGCCGACGCGTACCCACAAAATGTCGACCTTATTGTTTGCAGGAATGTATTAATATATTTTACTGATAAAGCGAAGAACAGCATTTATCAAGGATTTAGTAATTCTCTGTCAGCTAATGGAATATTGTTTGTAGGTAGCACAGAGCAAATTTTCACCCCTCAACAGTATGGTTTTGAACTAGAAGAGACATTTTTCTATAAAAAGAAACAAACAATCTCCTCATAA
- the ndk gene encoding nucleoside-diphosphate kinase, translated as MEKTFLMVKPDGVQRNLIGEIVKRFETKGYKLAGAKLMQVSNQLAETHYNEHKDRPFFGELVDFITSGPVFAMVWEGENVIATARKIMGKTNPLEADPSTIRGDFGISVGKNIIHGSDSSESAEREISLFFSENEIVSYEKQANNWIY; from the coding sequence ATGGAGAAAACATTTTTAATGGTAAAACCAGATGGAGTTCAACGGAACTTAATTGGTGAAATTGTAAAAAGGTTTGAAACAAAGGGGTACAAGCTTGCTGGCGCAAAATTAATGCAGGTGTCTAATCAATTAGCTGAAACACATTACAATGAACACAAAGATCGTCCTTTCTTTGGTGAATTAGTTGATTTCATTACTTCTGGACCAGTATTTGCTATGGTTTGGGAAGGTGAAAATGTAATCGCAACAGCTCGAAAAATAATGGGTAAAACTAACCCGTTAGAAGCAGACCCGAGTACTATTCGTGGTGATTTCGGGATCAGTGTAGGAAAGAATATTATTCATGGCTCTGATTCTTCAGAAAGCGCTGAGAGAGAAATATCTCTTTTCTTCTCAGAAAATGAAATCGTTTCCTACGAAAAACAAGCAAATAATTGGATTTATTAA
- the hepT gene encoding heptaprenyl diphosphate synthase component II has translation MKLPKIYGFLKKDMESIESALQDSIQANHPVLRDASTELLHAGGKRIRPVFVLLSSQLGNYDLSKISKVAVTLELIHMATLVHDDVIDEAELRRGKPTTASIYGNRVAMYTGDYILARALEEITDIPDSRVHQLLSKTLVEVSIGEIEQIEYKFNWEQNLRDYLRRIKRKTALLIASSCKLGAIVGGLNDYQANKLYQYGYYIGMSYQIIDDILDFTSTSKELGKPAGNDLLQGNITLPVLYAMEDKTFKQSLFDVFTKDGHVTTNEMKMLIQQLKRTDAIKRSYAVSDMYLSKALTALDELPSSRAKKTLQDIATYIGKRRS, from the coding sequence ATGAAACTACCAAAAATTTATGGCTTTTTAAAGAAGGATATGGAAAGTATAGAATCTGCATTGCAGGATAGTATACAGGCAAATCATCCCGTGTTACGTGATGCATCAACTGAATTATTACATGCAGGAGGAAAGCGAATTCGTCCTGTTTTTGTTTTGTTATCTTCTCAATTAGGGAATTATGACCTTTCTAAGATTAGCAAGGTTGCAGTTACATTAGAACTAATACATATGGCTACTCTCGTCCATGATGATGTGATCGATGAAGCAGAACTAAGAAGAGGGAAACCGACAACAGCTTCTATATATGGTAATCGAGTCGCTATGTATACTGGGGACTATATTCTTGCAAGAGCATTAGAAGAAATAACGGATATTCCAGACTCGCGTGTACATCAATTATTATCCAAAACGTTAGTAGAAGTTTCTATAGGTGAGATTGAACAAATTGAATATAAATTTAATTGGGAACAAAACTTGCGTGATTATCTACGACGTATAAAAAGGAAAACTGCTCTATTAATAGCTAGTAGTTGTAAGTTAGGAGCTATTGTCGGAGGTTTAAATGATTATCAAGCTAATAAGCTTTACCAATATGGCTATTACATAGGAATGTCTTATCAAATTATAGATGATATTTTAGATTTCACATCTACTTCAAAAGAGCTAGGTAAGCCTGCTGGTAATGATTTACTACAAGGAAATATAACACTTCCAGTTTTATATGCTATGGAAGATAAGACCTTCAAACAATCACTTTTTGATGTGTTTACAAAAGATGGTCATGTTACAACGAATGAAATGAAGATGCTAATTCAACAATTAAAACGTACGGATGCAATTAAAAGAAGTTATGCTGTAAGTGATATGTATTTATCTAAAGCATTAACAGCATTAGATGAATTACCATCTTCCCGTGCAAAGAAAACACTCCAAGATATTGCTACTTATATTGGAAAAAGAAGATCTTAA
- the menG gene encoding demethylmenaquinone methyltransferase, producing MGKPSSKEERVHHVFENIYSNYDSMNSIISFQRHKAWRKDTMKRMNVQAGETALDVCCGTGDWTVSLAEAVGQTGEVIGLDFSQNMLSIAKQKKQDMQLNQLELIHGNAMELPYEENSFDYVTIGFGLRNVPDYMTVLKEMYRVVKPGGKVVCIETSQPTLIGYRQAYYFYFKFIMPILGKLIAKSYKEYSWLQESAKDFPGKKKLKEMFLNAGFERVEVKSYTGGVAAMHMGFKAAQ from the coding sequence ATGGGGAAACCATCATCAAAAGAAGAGCGTGTACATCATGTTTTTGAAAATATATATTCCAACTATGATTCAATGAATTCGATAATATCTTTTCAACGCCACAAAGCTTGGCGTAAAGATACAATGAAACGAATGAATGTTCAAGCAGGAGAAACTGCTCTAGATGTATGTTGTGGTACAGGAGATTGGACTGTTTCGCTTGCAGAAGCGGTTGGACAAACAGGTGAAGTAATTGGCCTTGATTTTAGTCAAAACATGCTTTCAATTGCAAAACAAAAAAAACAAGACATGCAATTAAATCAGTTAGAACTTATTCATGGTAATGCGATGGAATTACCATATGAAGAAAATAGTTTTGATTATGTTACAATTGGATTTGGACTACGCAATGTACCAGATTATATGACTGTTTTAAAAGAAATGTATCGAGTTGTTAAACCTGGTGGTAAAGTGGTATGTATTGAAACTTCTCAACCTACCTTAATTGGTTATCGACAAGCATATTACTTTTATTTCAAATTTATCATGCCGATATTGGGTAAATTAATTGCCAAAAGTTATAAAGAATATTCTTGGTTACAAGAATCAGCAAAAGATTTCCCTGGTAAAAAGAAATTAAAAGAAATGTTTTTAAATGCTGGTTTTGAAAGAGTAGAAGTGAAAAGTTATACAGGTGGAGTTGCTGCAATGCATATGGGCTTTAAAGCAGCTCAATAG
- a CDS encoding heptaprenyl diphosphate synthase component 1, with protein MTTFITRNQSYRELLDEKLKYGYIHKHIQQPLIDEAKWGLLQFLVEQDRSLTPMQRERYLITTMLVQIALDTHDLVPIKKVAETEQETLSKQLQVLSGDYYSGLYYFLLSEVGEIEFIQTLANAIREINELKMALYYKDSPTLHEWIDLTKKINSMLIVHVTQFLYDDTANELITDWLIIQRLELEKEYNNSVIGETTINNYKKNVSNLVQTLSNQTAFITHYIQDQQNDNVNISTRI; from the coding sequence TTGACTACATTTATTACAAGAAATCAGAGCTATAGAGAGCTTCTAGATGAAAAATTAAAATATGGATATATTCATAAACATATACAACAACCACTTATTGATGAAGCAAAATGGGGGTTACTGCAGTTCCTCGTTGAACAAGATAGATCATTGACTCCGATGCAACGCGAGAGATATCTTATTACTACGATGCTCGTACAGATCGCCTTGGACACCCATGACCTTGTTCCTATAAAAAAAGTTGCTGAAACAGAACAGGAAACACTGTCGAAGCAATTACAAGTGCTTTCTGGTGATTATTATAGCGGATTATATTATTTTCTATTGTCAGAAGTAGGAGAAATAGAGTTTATTCAGACATTAGCAAATGCAATACGCGAGATTAATGAATTAAAAATGGCATTATATTACAAGGATTCTCCTACCTTGCATGAATGGATTGATTTAACCAAAAAGATAAATTCGATGTTAATTGTTCATGTAACGCAATTTTTATATGATGATACGGCAAATGAATTAATTACAGATTGGCTTATCATACAAAGACTAGAATTAGAAAAAGAATATAATAATTCAGTAATAGGGGAAACAACGATAAATAATTATAAAAAAAATGTAAGTAATCTTGTTCAAACATTATCAAATCAAACTGCATTTATCACTCATTATATTCAAGATCAACAAAACGATAATGTGAATATTTCGACTAGAATTTAG
- the mtrB gene encoding trp RNA-binding attenuation protein MtrB gives MADRTDKAEYFIIKALENGVNVIGLTRGHDTRFHHTEKLDQGEVMIAQFTEHTSAIKVRGKALIQTSHGEMTNE, from the coding sequence ATGGCAGACCGTACGGATAAGGCTGAATATTTTATCATAAAAGCCCTTGAGAATGGAGTAAATGTTATTGGTTTAACAAGAGGACATGATACTCGTTTTCACCATACAGAAAAACTGGATCAAGGAGAAGTAATGATTGCTCAATTTACTGAACATACATCAGCTATCAAAGTAAGAGGTAAAGCATTAATACAAACCAGTCATGGTGAGATGACAAATGAATAA
- a CDS encoding HU family DNA-binding protein encodes MNKTDLVNAVAEKSELSKKDATKAVDAVFESVMDSLKNGEKVQLIGFGNFEVRERSARKGRNPQTGEEIEIPASKVPAFKPGKALKDSVK; translated from the coding sequence ATGAACAAAACAGACTTAGTGAATGCTGTTGCTGAAAAAAGTGAGCTTTCTAAAAAAGACGCAACAAAAGCTGTAGATGCAGTATTTGAATCTGTCATGGATTCACTGAAAAACGGTGAAAAAGTACAGTTAATTGGTTTTGGTAACTTTGAAGTACGCGAACGTTCTGCTCGTAAAGGACGTAATCCGCAAACAGGAGAAGAAATCGAAATTCCTGCAAGCAAAGTTCCAGCTTTCAAACCAGGTAAAGCCCTTAAAGACAGTGTAAAATAA